One region of bacterium genomic DNA includes:
- a CDS encoding laminin B domain-containing protein codes for MRQSLIQVVGIGAMLLLVGKGAEAVQAWGFDSDSEGWLVADLTQGGPYHPPLAYTSLSHSSAQGFPGGQVFRSDPGPNTFAFCMPAEALNNAQHYVGGRLEFALRSTQQDYSDEALVILASPDHTLLGDIAVPGVQWTTYSVPLTAATFRQEGGGPVNDALFADIMADLEALYIVAEYGAGTSERTHLDSVRLWGPCPTLAVPSLGAGVLVVAEEPFLQLSWTPVPGAGVYEILLLETPWGRGQSLAITSDTIWTGPASGDQVGAFRVKARCD; via the coding sequence ATGAGGCAGAGCTTGATTCAGGTGGTCGGCATCGGCGCCATGCTGCTGCTGGTCGGCAAAGGGGCGGAGGCGGTCCAGGCCTGGGGCTTTGACTCGGACTCGGAGGGCTGGCTGGTGGCCGACCTGACCCAGGGCGGACCCTACCATCCGCCCCTCGCTTATACAAGTCTATCGCACAGTTCCGCCCAAGGCTTCCCGGGCGGTCAGGTCTTCCGCAGCGATCCCGGCCCCAACACTTTCGCCTTCTGCATGCCGGCCGAGGCCTTGAACAACGCCCAGCACTATGTGGGAGGTCGTCTGGAGTTCGCCCTGCGCTCCACCCAGCAGGATTACAGCGACGAGGCCCTGGTCATCCTGGCCAGTCCGGACCACACCCTGCTGGGCGACATTGCCGTGCCGGGTGTCCAGTGGACCACCTACAGCGTGCCATTGACCGCCGCCACCTTTCGCCAGGAAGGAGGCGGCCCGGTGAACGACGCGCTGTTCGCGGACATCATGGCTGATCTTGAAGCGCTTTACATCGTGGCCGAGTACGGCGCCGGCACCAGCGAGCGGACCCATTTGGACTCCGTCCGTCTGTGGGGTCCCTGCCCCACCCTGGCCGTGCCGTCGCTTGGCGCCGGGGTGCTCGTCGTGGCGGAGGAGCCCTTCCTGCAGTTGTCCTGGACGCCGGTGCCGGGTGCCGGGGTCTATGAGATCCTGCTGCTGGAGACGCCCTGGGGTCGGGGGCAAAGCCTGGCCATCACCAGCGACACCATCTGGACCGGGCCGGCCAGCGGCGACCAGGTGGGCGCCTTCAGGGTCAAGGCGCGCTGCGACTGA
- a CDS encoding PEP/pyruvate-binding domain-containing protein → MTRNRFDHIAGFQELIQHRVSEILLVASLYDAFLLAQDGQLQDLIASEFASLNLVHAPKITRVSRAGKALETLKAGQPCDMILLTVNVGDMHVLQLVRELRGAGITIPVILLAYDARHLAPLLGGPEADLIDHVFVWQGDFRILIAIVKLVEDRLNVEQDSRVMGVQSVILVEDNVRFYSSYLPAIYKEIVQQAHRLMDEGLNLAHKVIRMRARPKILLARTYEEAWRDFEAHRENLLGIITDLEFPRAGEVDPDAGLHLIRAVRARSPELPILLQSNQPHVLELGEQLGVGAVRKNSRNLLRDVRGFMRDNFGFGDFVFRLPDGTPIGRARDLHALERALETVPEESLRFHAERGHFSKWLKARTEFGLSRLLEPRRVNEFPSLEAMRHYLIEALGDYRLDRTRGIVSEFHPETFDPRNSLAQIGKGSMGGKARGLSFVRHLLSLGDLGERWPGIRVAIPPAVVLCTEVFDQFVELGDLQDFALDCDVDEQIRQRFLAAIFPPLFQIDLRHVVELLDGPLAVRSSSLLEDSQYQPFAGIYRTIMLPNSSADHEQRLRELIDAIKLVYASTYCQAAKSYMRSTPYRMEEEKMAVIIQRLQGARHGDHFYPAISGTARSTNFYPTAPAMDRDGVASVALGLGHLVSEGAETVRFCPRYPRHLGMFMHAGEALQYGQKQFYALRLTGDSHVGATEGTELETLELDQAERDGTLAWVGSVYSPENDAVYDGLSRPGARFVSFAPVLKHDLFPLAEIISRLLRVGSRGMSRPVELEFAVNLFPTGGETMEFSVLQMRPMVLSQELDELNLEVDPARVICRSSSVLGAGRLDDIHDLLVVDVERFERRHSREVAAAVGDFNRTLVQEQRPFLLVGVGRWGSSDPWLGIPVSWDQISGVRVIVEAGFRDLIVTPSQGSHFFQNLTALGIGYFTVNPQQGEGELDWDWLLGQPTFQERGHVRHLRLEQPLCVLMNARSRSGVILRPAPA, encoded by the coding sequence ATGACCCGCAACCGCTTCGACCACATCGCCGGCTTCCAGGAGCTGATCCAGCACCGGGTGTCGGAGATCCTGCTCGTCGCCAGCCTTTACGACGCCTTCCTACTGGCCCAGGACGGCCAGCTGCAGGATCTCATCGCCAGCGAATTCGCCAGTCTCAACCTGGTGCACGCCCCCAAGATCACCCGCGTCTCCCGGGCCGGCAAGGCCCTGGAGACCCTCAAGGCGGGGCAGCCCTGCGACATGATCCTGCTCACGGTCAACGTGGGCGACATGCATGTCCTGCAGCTGGTGCGGGAGCTGCGCGGGGCGGGCATCACGATCCCGGTCATCCTTCTGGCCTACGATGCCCGGCACCTCGCCCCGCTGCTGGGGGGCCCCGAGGCGGACCTGATCGACCATGTCTTCGTCTGGCAGGGAGATTTCCGCATCCTCATCGCCATCGTCAAGCTGGTGGAGGACCGCCTCAACGTGGAGCAGGACTCCCGCGTGATGGGCGTCCAGTCGGTCATCCTCGTGGAGGACAACGTCCGCTTCTACAGCAGCTATCTGCCCGCCATCTACAAGGAGATCGTCCAGCAGGCCCACCGGCTGATGGACGAGGGGCTAAACCTGGCCCACAAGGTGATCCGCATGCGGGCGCGGCCCAAGATCCTCCTGGCCCGCACCTACGAGGAGGCCTGGCGCGATTTCGAGGCGCACCGGGAGAACCTGCTGGGCATCATCACCGACCTCGAGTTCCCGCGCGCCGGGGAGGTGGACCCCGACGCCGGCCTGCATCTGATCCGGGCGGTGCGCGCCCGCAGCCCGGAGCTGCCCATCCTCCTGCAGTCCAACCAACCCCACGTGCTGGAGCTGGGCGAGCAGCTGGGGGTGGGGGCGGTGCGCAAGAACAGCCGCAACCTCCTGCGCGACGTGCGCGGCTTCATGCGGGACAACTTTGGTTTCGGGGACTTCGTCTTCCGCCTGCCCGACGGCACGCCCATCGGCCGGGCGCGGGACCTGCACGCCCTGGAGCGCGCCCTGGAGACGGTGCCCGAGGAGAGCCTGCGCTTCCATGCCGAGCGCGGCCATTTCTCGAAGTGGCTGAAGGCGCGCACCGAGTTCGGCCTCTCGCGCCTGCTGGAGCCGCGCCGCGTCAACGAATTCCCTTCGCTGGAAGCCATGCGCCACTACCTGATCGAGGCCCTGGGCGATTACCGCCTGGACCGCACGCGCGGCATCGTCAGCGAATTCCATCCCGAGACCTTCGATCCGCGCAACAGCCTGGCCCAGATCGGCAAAGGCTCCATGGGCGGCAAGGCGCGGGGCCTCTCCTTCGTGCGCCACCTGCTCTCCCTGGGCGACCTGGGGGAGCGCTGGCCGGGCATCCGCGTGGCCATCCCCCCCGCCGTCGTGCTCTGCACGGAGGTCTTCGACCAGTTCGTGGAGCTGGGCGACCTGCAGGACTTCGCCCTGGACTGCGACGTCGACGAGCAGATCCGCCAGCGCTTCCTGGCGGCCATCTTCCCGCCGCTCTTCCAGATCGACCTGCGCCACGTGGTCGAACTGCTCGACGGGCCGCTCGCCGTGCGCTCGAGCAGCCTGCTGGAGGACAGCCAGTACCAGCCCTTCGCCGGCATCTACCGCACCATCATGCTGCCCAACAGCTCCGCGGACCACGAGCAGCGCCTGCGCGAGCTGATCGACGCCATCAAGCTGGTCTACGCGTCCACCTACTGCCAGGCGGCCAAGAGCTACATGCGCTCCACGCCCTACCGCATGGAGGAGGAAAAGATGGCGGTCATCATCCAGCGCCTGCAGGGGGCGCGCCATGGCGACCACTTCTACCCGGCCATCAGCGGCACGGCCCGCTCGACCAACTTCTATCCAACAGCGCCGGCCATGGATCGAGACGGGGTGGCCAGCGTGGCTCTTGGATTGGGCCATCTTGTCTCCGAGGGCGCCGAGACGGTGCGCTTCTGTCCCCGCTATCCGCGCCATCTTGGCATGTTCATGCACGCCGGCGAGGCGCTGCAGTACGGGCAGAAGCAGTTCTACGCCCTGCGCCTCACCGGGGACAGCCATGTGGGCGCCACCGAAGGCACGGAGCTTGAGACGCTTGAGCTGGACCAGGCCGAGCGGGACGGCACCCTGGCCTGGGTGGGATCCGTCTACAGCCCGGAGAACGACGCCGTCTACGACGGCCTGTCGCGGCCGGGGGCCCGCTTCGTCAGTTTCGCGCCCGTCCTCAAGCACGATCTCTTCCCGCTGGCCGAGATCATCTCCCGTCTGCTGCGGGTGGGCTCCCGTGGCATGAGCCGGCCCGTCGAGCTGGAGTTCGCCGTCAATCTCTTCCCTACGGGCGGCGAGACGATGGAGTTCAGCGTCCTCCAGATGCGGCCCATGGTCCTTTCCCAGGAGCTGGATGAGCTGAACCTGGAGGTGGATCCCGCCCGGGTCATCTGCCGAAGCAGCTCGGTGCTGGGCGCGGGTCGCCTGGACGACATCCACGACCTGCTGGTGGTGGACGTGGAACGCTTCGAGCGTCGCCACAGCCGCGAGGTGGCGGCTGCCGTGGGCGACTTCAACCGCACGCTTGTCCAGGAGCAGCGCCCCTTCCTGCTGGTGGGCGTGGGGCGCTGGGGCAGCTCCGATCCGTGGCTGGGCATCCCGGTCAGTTGGGATCAGATCTCGGGGGTGCGGGTCATCGTCGAGGCCGGTTTCCGCGACCTGATCGTCACGCCATCCCAGGGTTCGCATTTCTTCCAGAACCTGACGGCGCTGGGGATCGGCTATTTCACCGTCAATCCGCAGCAAGGGGAGGGCGAGTTGGACTGGGACTGGCTGCTGGGACAGCCGACCTTTCAGGAGCGGGGTCACGTCCGACACCTTCGTCTGGAGCAGCCGCTCTGTGTGCTGATGAACGCGCGCAGCCGCAGCGGCGTCATCCTGCGCCCGGCGCCGGCCTGA
- a CDS encoding VOC family protein produces MSTVQVTQLHVLAVYVSDLAGARDFYTTHFGFTEAGGMPPGLLLEGGGATLYLEAGRAPRDMEPEPPSAEICPCFGLESVRAGWAALSAAGLHVLMPYIEFSPAFAMFAVADPDGNRLEFAGRP; encoded by the coding sequence ATGTCCACCGTCCAGGTCACCCAGCTCCACGTCCTGGCCGTCTACGTCAGCGACTTGGCCGGCGCCCGCGACTTCTACACGACGCATTTCGGTTTCACCGAGGCGGGCGGGATGCCGCCCGGCCTGCTGTTGGAAGGCGGCGGGGCCACGCTCTACCTGGAGGCGGGGCGCGCCCCCCGGGACATGGAGCCGGAGCCGCCCTCCGCCGAGATCTGCCCCTGCTTCGGCCTGGAGAGCGTCAGGGCCGGCTGGGCGGCCCTCTCCGCCGCCGGTCTGCATGTGCTGATGCCCTACATCGAGTTCAGCCCCGCCTTCGCCATGTTCGCCGTGGCCGATCCCGACGGCAACCGCCTGGAATTCGCCGGCCGGCCATGA
- the gdhA gene encoding NADP-specific glutamate dehydrogenase — MSRAYISKILDGVKTNHPGQPEFHQAVEEVLMSLEPVLARHPEFEQNAILERMVEPERVIMFRVPWVDDQGKVQVNRGFRIEMNSAIGPYKGGLRFHPTVNLSILKFLAFEQVFKNALTTLPMGGGKGGSDFQPKGRSDNEVMRFCQSFMTELSRHIGPNTDVPAGDIGVGGREIGFMFGQYKRLRNEFTGVLTGKGIAWGGSLIRPEATGYGAVYFLEEMLKKKDQDLKGRTVSISGYGNVGTFIVEKINELGGKVVTLGDEYGYVHDPDGIKGEKLVYMSTLWAVYRKSAKEYADKFGCQWVPGKRPWEVKVDIAMPSACENELDGASAKALVKNGCIAVVEAANMPCTPEAVEHFHAHKVLFAPGKAANAGGVATSGLEMSQNSLRMSWSREEVDGHLHRIMKNIHEACYAAAEQYGSPGNYVVGANVAGFLKVAGAMMDQGIV, encoded by the coding sequence GTGAGCCGTGCGTATATCAGCAAAATACTGGATGGAGTGAAGACCAACCATCCGGGACAGCCTGAGTTCCACCAGGCGGTCGAAGAGGTGCTCATGAGCCTGGAGCCCGTGCTGGCCCGGCATCCTGAGTTCGAGCAGAACGCCATCCTCGAGCGGATGGTGGAGCCCGAGCGCGTCATCATGTTCCGTGTGCCCTGGGTGGACGACCAGGGCAAGGTCCAGGTCAACCGCGGCTTCCGCATCGAGATGAACAGCGCCATCGGCCCTTACAAGGGCGGCCTGCGCTTCCACCCCACCGTCAACCTCAGCATCCTCAAGTTCCTGGCCTTCGAGCAGGTCTTCAAGAACGCCCTCACCACGCTGCCCATGGGCGGCGGCAAGGGCGGCAGCGACTTCCAGCCCAAAGGACGGAGCGACAACGAGGTGATGCGCTTCTGCCAGAGCTTCATGACCGAGCTGTCCCGCCACATCGGCCCCAACACGGACGTGCCGGCGGGCGACATCGGCGTGGGCGGCCGCGAGATCGGCTTCATGTTCGGCCAGTACAAGCGCCTGCGCAACGAGTTCACGGGCGTGCTGACGGGCAAGGGCATCGCCTGGGGCGGCAGCCTGATCCGCCCGGAGGCGACGGGCTACGGCGCCGTCTACTTCCTTGAGGAGATGCTGAAGAAGAAGGACCAGGACCTCAAGGGCAGGACCGTGTCCATCTCGGGCTACGGCAACGTGGGCACCTTCATCGTCGAGAAGATCAACGAGCTGGGCGGCAAGGTCGTCACCCTGGGCGACGAGTACGGCTACGTGCACGACCCGGATGGGATCAAAGGCGAGAAGCTCGTCTACATGAGCACGCTCTGGGCCGTCTACCGCAAGAGCGCCAAGGAGTACGCCGACAAGTTCGGCTGCCAATGGGTGCCCGGCAAGCGCCCCTGGGAAGTCAAGGTGGACATCGCCATGCCCAGCGCCTGCGAGAACGAGCTGGACGGCGCCAGCGCCAAGGCCCTGGTCAAGAACGGCTGCATCGCCGTGGTCGAGGCGGCCAACATGCCCTGCACGCCGGAGGCGGTCGAGCACTTCCACGCCCACAAGGTCCTCTTCGCCCCGGGCAAGGCGGCCAACGCGGGCGGCGTGGCCACCAGCGGCCTCGAGATGAGCCAGAACAGCCTGCGCATGAGCTGGAGCCGCGAAGAGGTGGACGGCCACCTGCACCGCATCATGAAGAACATCCACGAGGCCTGCTACGCGGCCGCCGAGCAGTACGGCTCGCCGGGCAACTACGTGGTGGGCGCCAATGTCGCCGGCTTCCTCAAGGTGGCGGGCGCCATGATGGACCAGGGCATCGTGTAA
- a CDS encoding M3 family metallopeptidase: MTHLTDPFAPFQVAADDFKSILFQGIATEHYLPAIEEGLRRTRAKVEEIKANPAPPDFANTIVALERASEDLDLVAGIYFVLFGAHGTPEHQALAEQISPKLAELSSDLSLDPALFARIQAVYGQRAALGLDPESDRLLEKTWLGFTRNGALLPMDKQERLRAIDQELSTLSPQFSRNVLKATNGWDLHLGTEEELVGLPETVRAGLAQEARKRGKEGWVVTLQAPSMVPFMTYSARRDLREQVWRAYNGRAYGGELDNQGLLKRSVALRHERAALLGFPGHAAYVLAERMACDPPTVMSFLDRLLAASRPAAERDVAQVAELARAEGGPAELMPWDFAYWSERLKKQQLDFDEEVLRAYFPLEKVLEGMFQVAGRLYRLRFEERRDVTAWHEDVRVFRVSRDGALVGLFYVDLFPRDTKQGGAWQTTLRDQGTWRGEMTRPHVAIVCNFTPPAGEQPSLLRLDEVRTLFHEFGHALHSLLSECRYQSMGGTSVYWDFVELPSQIMENWITETDALALFAGHWQTGDPVPADLIEKVKKVRRFQAGYSSLRQLNFALLDMAWHLNDPGEVGDVADFERERLASTRVLPLVEGTASSPAFSHIFAGGYSSGYYSYKWAEVLEADAFEQFQAEGIFNPATAESFRANVLSRGNSAHPMDLYVAFRGRKPDPDALLRRDGLLA; the protein is encoded by the coding sequence ATGACCCACCTGACCGACCCCTTCGCGCCCTTCCAGGTCGCGGCCGACGACTTCAAGAGCATTCTCTTCCAGGGCATCGCCACGGAGCACTACCTGCCCGCCATCGAGGAGGGCCTCCGCCGCACGCGAGCCAAGGTGGAGGAGATCAAGGCCAACCCCGCCCCGCCCGATTTCGCCAACACGATCGTCGCGCTGGAGCGGGCCAGCGAGGATCTGGACCTGGTCGCCGGCATCTACTTCGTGCTCTTCGGCGCCCACGGCACACCCGAGCACCAAGCCCTGGCCGAGCAGATCAGCCCCAAGCTGGCCGAGCTGTCCAGCGACCTGAGCCTTGACCCCGCCCTCTTCGCCCGCATCCAGGCCGTGTACGGGCAGCGGGCCGCCCTGGGCCTCGACCCCGAGTCGGATCGCCTCCTGGAGAAGACCTGGCTGGGCTTCACGCGCAACGGCGCGCTGTTGCCCATGGACAAGCAGGAGCGCCTGCGCGCCATCGACCAGGAGCTGTCCACCTTGAGTCCGCAGTTCTCCCGCAACGTGCTCAAGGCCACCAACGGTTGGGACCTGCACCTGGGCACGGAGGAGGAGCTGGTCGGCCTGCCCGAGACGGTGCGGGCCGGCCTCGCCCAGGAGGCCCGGAAGCGGGGCAAGGAGGGCTGGGTGGTCACCCTCCAGGCACCTTCGATGGTGCCCTTCATGACCTACAGCGCCCGCCGCGACCTGCGCGAGCAGGTCTGGCGCGCCTACAACGGCCGGGCCTACGGCGGCGAATTGGACAACCAGGGCCTGCTCAAGCGCTCGGTCGCCCTGCGCCACGAGCGGGCCGCCCTGCTGGGTTTCCCGGGCCATGCCGCCTATGTGCTGGCCGAGCGCATGGCCTGCGACCCGCCCACCGTCATGAGCTTCCTCGACCGCCTGCTGGCGGCCAGCCGTCCCGCGGCGGAGCGCGACGTGGCCCAGGTGGCGGAGCTGGCCCGCGCCGAAGGGGGTCCGGCCGAGCTGATGCCCTGGGATTTCGCCTACTGGTCGGAGCGGCTCAAGAAGCAGCAGCTCGACTTCGACGAGGAGGTGCTGCGCGCCTACTTCCCGCTGGAGAAAGTGCTGGAGGGCATGTTCCAGGTGGCCGGCCGCCTCTACCGTCTGCGCTTCGAGGAGCGGCGGGACGTGACGGCCTGGCACGAGGACGTGCGCGTCTTCCGCGTCAGCCGCGACGGCGCCCTGGTGGGCCTCTTCTATGTGGACCTCTTCCCGCGGGACACCAAGCAAGGCGGCGCCTGGCAGACCACCCTGCGCGATCAGGGCACCTGGCGCGGGGAAATGACCCGGCCCCACGTCGCCATCGTCTGCAACTTCACGCCGCCGGCCGGGGAGCAGCCCTCCCTTCTGCGCCTGGACGAGGTGCGCACCCTGTTCCATGAGTTCGGCCACGCCCTGCACAGCCTGCTCAGCGAGTGCCGCTACCAATCCATGGGCGGCACCAGCGTCTATTGGGATTTCGTGGAGCTGCCCAGCCAGATCATGGAGAACTGGATCACCGAGACGGATGCCCTCGCCCTCTTCGCCGGGCACTGGCAGACGGGCGATCCCGTCCCGGCCGACCTCATCGAGAAAGTGAAGAAGGTGCGCCGCTTCCAGGCCGGCTACTCCAGCCTGCGCCAGCTCAACTTCGCCCTGCTCGACATGGCCTGGCACCTGAACGATCCGGGCGAGGTGGGCGACGTGGCGGACTTCGAGCGCGAGCGGCTGGCCTCCACCCGCGTGCTGCCCCTGGTCGAGGGGACAGCGAGCAGCCCGGCCTTCAGCCACATCTTCGCCGGCGGTTACTCCAGCGGCTACTACAGCTACAAGTGGGCCGAGGTGCTGGAGGCCGATGCCTTCGAGCAGTTCCAGGCGGAGGGCATCTTCAACCCGGCCACGGCCGAGAGTTTCCGGGCCAACGTGCTGTCCCGGGGCAACAGCGCCCATCCCATGGACCTCTACGTCGCCTTCCGCGGCCGCAAGCCGGATCCGGACGCCCTCCTGCGACGGGATGGCCTGCTGGCCTGA
- the lpdA gene encoding dihydrolipoyl dehydrogenase produces the protein MRVDVTIIGGGPGGYVAGIRCAQLGLSVALVEKHERLGGTCTNVGCIPSKALLDSSEHYHHAAKAFAGHGIRLDKLSVDWPAMRARKDKVVQLTALGIDKLIEKNKIQRLHGVARFLAPTRVAVEGAGGTVEIESAHIVIATGSKPLDLPFCRIDKERVISSTEALQLPEIPKRLLVIGAGVIGLELGSVFARLGTRVEVLEALERCLPAMDADLGKELERSLKKLGFAFHLGARVSQVENLGSEVLVKATSAKGKELELKADYCLVAIGRRPNTEGLALEAAGLKTDGRGFIPVDGQLRTRVAGIWAIGDVIGGAMLAHKAEEEGVCVAERIAGQQPQLDHRLIPGVVYTWPEVAAVGSSEDDLKREGRAYKAGSFPFIALGRARAAGEKEGFVKILADPATDEILGVQMIGPRAADLIAEAVVAMEYKAAAEDLARICHAHPTYAEAIKEAALAVDGRALHL, from the coding sequence TTGAGAGTTGACGTCACCATCATCGGGGGCGGCCCGGGCGGCTATGTGGCCGGCATCCGCTGCGCCCAGCTGGGCCTCTCCGTGGCCCTGGTCGAGAAACATGAGCGCCTGGGCGGCACCTGCACCAACGTGGGCTGCATCCCCTCCAAGGCGCTGCTGGACTCCAGCGAACACTACCACCACGCGGCCAAGGCCTTCGCCGGGCACGGCATCCGCCTGGACAAGCTCTCGGTGGATTGGCCGGCCATGCGGGCGCGCAAGGACAAGGTCGTGCAGCTGACCGCCCTGGGCATCGACAAGCTGATCGAGAAGAACAAGATCCAGCGCCTGCACGGGGTCGCCCGCTTCCTGGCGCCCACCCGGGTGGCGGTGGAGGGGGCGGGCGGGACGGTGGAGATCGAGAGCGCCCACATCGTCATCGCCACCGGCTCCAAGCCCCTGGATCTGCCCTTCTGCCGCATCGACAAGGAGCGCGTCATCTCCTCGACGGAAGCGCTCCAGCTGCCGGAGATCCCCAAGCGCCTGCTGGTGATCGGGGCGGGTGTGATCGGCTTGGAACTGGGCAGCGTCTTCGCCCGGCTGGGCACCAGGGTGGAGGTGCTGGAGGCGCTCGAGCGCTGCCTGCCCGCCATGGACGCCGACCTGGGCAAGGAGCTGGAGCGCAGCCTCAAGAAGCTGGGTTTCGCCTTCCACCTGGGCGCCCGCGTCAGCCAGGTGGAGAACCTGGGGAGCGAGGTGCTGGTCAAGGCCACCTCGGCCAAGGGCAAGGAGCTGGAGCTGAAGGCGGACTACTGCCTGGTCGCCATCGGCCGGCGGCCCAACACGGAGGGCCTGGCGCTGGAGGCGGCCGGCCTGAAGACGGACGGACGGGGCTTCATCCCGGTGGACGGCCAGTTGCGGACCCGGGTGGCGGGCATCTGGGCCATCGGGGACGTGATCGGCGGAGCCATGCTGGCCCACAAGGCGGAGGAGGAGGGCGTCTGCGTCGCCGAACGCATCGCCGGGCAGCAGCCCCAGCTCGACCACCGCCTCATTCCCGGCGTTGTCTACACCTGGCCCGAAGTGGCGGCGGTGGGCAGCTCCGAGGACGATCTCAAGCGCGAGGGCCGGGCCTACAAGGCGGGCAGCTTTCCCTTCATCGCCCTGGGGCGGGCCCGGGCGGCGGGGGAGAAGGAGGGCTTCGTCAAGATCCTGGCCGACCCCGCCACCGACGAGATCCTGGGCGTGCAGATGATCGGCCCGCGGGCGGCGGATCTCATCGCCGAGGCGGTCGTCGCCATGGAGTACAAGGCGGCGGCGGAGGATCTGGCCCGCATCTGCCACGCCCACCCCACCTACGCCGAGGCCATCAAGGAGGCGGCCCTGGCGGTGGACGGCCGTGCCCTGCATCTATAG
- the odhB gene encoding 2-oxoglutarate dehydrogenase complex dihydrolipoyllysine-residue succinyltransferase — protein MTVEIRVPSPGESIQEVTIAAWLKGDGEPVEADEEILELESEKATLMVAAPAAGVLRVAAAAGSTLAVGAVAGHIEADGAAPPTRPSMAEAAALATTPASTAIAPEGPAAGAPARSPAARKLMAERGLTPRQVAGSGPGGRITKDDVQTARDRLADAPPTPAAAPVSAAERTAGAETRRETRTTVSTLRQKLAERLVAVRRETAMLTTFNEADLGAVMALRAAWRERFRELHQVDLGIMSFFAAAAVRALQEFPMVNSRLEGTELVEPGYVDLGIAVSAPKGLVVPVIRDAQDKGFEGLEEEIARLAARARENRITIEEMTGGTFTISNGGVFGSLLSTPILNPPQCAILGLHAIQDRPVAVAGRVEIRPMMYLALSYDHRLIDGRESVGFLKRIKELVEEPVRLLLKV, from the coding sequence ATGACGGTGGAAATCCGCGTGCCCAGTCCGGGGGAGTCCATCCAGGAAGTGACCATCGCCGCCTGGCTGAAAGGCGACGGCGAGCCGGTCGAGGCGGACGAGGAGATCCTGGAGCTGGAATCGGAGAAGGCCACCCTGATGGTGGCCGCCCCCGCCGCCGGCGTGCTGCGTGTGGCGGCGGCGGCGGGCAGCACCCTGGCGGTGGGCGCCGTGGCCGGCCACATCGAGGCCGACGGCGCCGCTCCGCCGACCCGCCCCAGCATGGCCGAGGCGGCCGCCCTGGCCACGACGCCAGCCTCCACGGCCATCGCGCCGGAAGGGCCTGCGGCCGGGGCGCCGGCCCGCTCGCCCGCCGCCCGCAAACTGATGGCCGAACGGGGCCTCACACCCAGGCAGGTGGCGGGCAGCGGACCGGGGGGACGCATCACCAAGGACGACGTGCAGACCGCCCGGGACCGCCTCGCCGATGCTCCGCCAACGCCCGCCGCGGCTCCGGTGTCCGCCGCAGAGCGCACGGCCGGGGCGGAAACGCGGCGGGAGACGCGCACGACGGTCAGCACCCTGCGCCAGAAACTGGCCGAGCGCCTGGTGGCCGTGCGGCGCGAGACGGCCATGCTCACCACTTTCAACGAGGCGGACCTGGGCGCCGTCATGGCCCTGCGCGCCGCCTGGCGCGAGCGCTTCCGCGAGCTGCACCAGGTCGACCTGGGCATCATGAGTTTCTTCGCCGCCGCCGCCGTGCGCGCCCTCCAGGAATTTCCCATGGTCAACAGCCGCCTGGAGGGGACGGAGCTGGTGGAGCCGGGCTACGTGGACCTGGGCATCGCCGTCAGCGCGCCCAAGGGCCTGGTCGTGCCGGTCATCCGCGACGCCCAGGACAAGGGATTCGAGGGGCTGGAGGAGGAGATCGCCCGCCTGGCCGCCCGGGCCCGGGAGAACCGCATCACCATCGAGGAGATGACGGGGGGCACCTTCACCATCAGCAACGGCGGCGTGTTCGGCAGCCTGCTCTCGACGCCCATCCTCAATCCGCCCCAGTGCGCCATCCTGGGCCTGCACGCCATCCAGGACCGGCCGGTGGCGGTGGCGGGCCGGGTGGAGATCCGCCCCATGATGTATCTGGCCCTGTCCTACGACCACCGCCTCATCGACGGGCGGGAGTCGGTGGGCTTCCTCAAGCGGATCAAGGAGCTGGTGGAGGAACCCGTCCGCCTTCTGCTCAAGGTCTGA